The sequence below is a genomic window from Lolium perenne isolate Kyuss_39 chromosome 7, Kyuss_2.0, whole genome shotgun sequence.
GTATTACAACCAACAAATATAGGAGTATATTTTTTGTAATAACATTATATTATGGGGCAGAGGGAGTAGTAGATAAGGCACTGCAGCCTGGCCTGATTCTTTTATTTAAAATGATATATTAATGATGCATATTTTCTGAAGAAAAACAATTTTGTTTGTATAGCTTCAACTGGACATGTATGTTCTGGGCTACCACTGCTTAGCCTTCAATTCACCTCTCATCATCAAATTAATTGTGAATATACTGTCCTCTTTTTGAAACAAGGAGTGGAACTTCGGAGTTCAGCCTAGAGCTATATGAGAACTCATGCAGCTTGGACTAAACTCACAAAAGAATCTGGCTGCTGTGCCATATGATTGGGGATTAATAATGAAGCCATGTAGTTATGGATAATAAGGCCACACCATCATGTTGCTGCCAGGTTGTTTGATTAGGTTTCTATATGTTGCAGCACTACAGTTTAAACTAACCAGGAACCCAATCATGCTGCGAGCGACAACTAGTTCAACAATCGGAAAGAGCAAACCTATTGTGACTAATGCAAATTTATAAATTATTGTTAGTCATATTTGCTAGGAATTTAACAGTCCTGATGGACATCTGAATTATGCTGACCTTGATTTCCATCTTTGTATTAATATGATTAGTGCGCTAATATATATAGCACAACATGGAAGCTCCAGGGATCACAGAATGTAGAAATTAACAACAAAGTGACCAACAGTAAAGTAAGCAGAGAGTTTTACCAGAAAGGACTGAAATTCATTCTTCATGTCACTGATGCCACTCAAAATCTCTATCTTCTGGACATGGTTAAGTGAGTTGATAAAGTTAGCTTCAGCTCCTTCCTGCTGCTCCAACTTCTTCTGCCTTTTCTCCTTAGCCATCTTTTCATATTCCTCAATAGAGTCCTCCTTGTCTGTAAGGTGTGCAATGCCTCGTTGTTCATAGAAGTTGGTGCATGCACCGCATCTGCATAGAGTCTCTCTCCACCCTTTTGATAAGAAAAATGGCATAATTTTCTCTGAATCATCTGACTTTGTATTTATATCCAGCCCTAGCTTACAGTTCCCAGCTGAATTATCACCCAAATTGGACTTCTCTGAAGCTGCAATATCTTTTGTACAGTTATTCTCAACAGAGGTATTTTCAGCACTTTGATGGTCTACACGGGCACCATTTTCATTTTTCTCAGTGTTAGCATGACCTGAATAGCCTCCTTCCATACCATTTGAATCAGCAGTAACAGCTTCTGATGCAGAAGTCTGCTTACTAGAAGCCCAAATTGTATCAGGATAGAGTTTCAAGAAAGAACAGACAGGCGAGCATTTATGGCATATGAAATCCTCATATAGTGCCTCCCCTTCTTCATCGCATGGTATCTGCAAAGCAAGGAAATTATTAAGCACAAAACTATGCTTGATATCTGAAATCGTGTAATAATAAGCGAAGCACAAACGTATGTAGTTTGCAGCACCTGCTAAAGCTTAGAAGTAAAATTTGCACTACATCAATATGGGATGGGCTGATCAAGAAGATGTATTCAATTGCAGGTAACATAACATAACAATGGCATGGGCAACTCCTATGGGAAAAAGAAAAAATGGACAAGCAATGCAACACTGAAAACTCAAAAGCACTAGTGATACAATGCGCTTGTTTTCAACTTTTACCCAGTAAGGAAGATTTGATGCTATGTTTCTAagatgcaaaaaaaaaatctagcAGAAAAATTGTGGTAAACAGAGGTGAAAGAATATCTGTGACAGTACTAGGACACAGTTAATGGTATGAGCCACACAAATCATGCAAACTTAGAAGAACCAGAAAACAGGAAGCAGTTAACAAGTATTATCCAAttaaagaaaatcatggaaagtggAACACCTTTTCGGCAGAGTCAAGGCCAATATGATCCTCATGAAACCAGTCCTCACAAATACAGCACTGTATCATTTCAACTTGCTCCTTGGCTTCTGGGTCAGGATAAGGCCTACTGCACGTGCAATACGCACCCTTGAAATTCTGATTATAGGAATTTGCTGAGTTCTCGGGATCTTTCTCAGGGTTGAGCTTGCAGAGGTGACCTCCAAACTTTGAGTTGCCGCAGTCACAACGAAAGTTTCGCTTTGTCCAGAGTTCAACAACCTGAACAGGAGGATTTTTTTCAGGCATCAGTTGTGTGCGCACTTATACAAAAAAAACAATTGCAGAAGATAGTAGCTGATTAAGCATGATGGTACAATTCCTAAAAAATTTGCATGCTAATGAGACAACCAGCTGATCAGAAAAATTATCTCACACTACCATGAGCCCCTGAAAAACTTATAATGATCTACAGGCATTGCACTGTCATATTTTAGAAATTGTCTTTGGATGACTTACTGTACTTGGCATGATCAAACTCTATCTATGATGTGTAATGTCTGAAAATGCTTAACACAGGAGATGCTCACAGATAATTTGGCAGCTGCTAATACTACGAAACCGAATATTACACCGTGACAGCTTGACACACTTGACTACAACAGAAACAGTGGGGTTCAGGCAAAACGTAACCGGACGCACACATGACTGCTACAAAAGGCAGAATAAACGATGCACAATCTAGAAACCAGCAAGTAATACAGCACACAACCTAATAAAAACATTCAAATATTGCTGCTGCTTCAGGGTCGCCGTGAAGAACATGCCATTCATCCATGAGGCAACTTCAATTGGGAAAAAGTAGTAGCAGGAATTTGGATCTATATTTCCCCCGAAATTAAGTCCCCTCCCAAATCAGTCGCTACTCCCATCTCATACACCTTACGAACAACAATAAACCAGCTAGCATACTAGAGCTAAAAAAACAGAAGCAATACCTAGGCAAGCGAATGGCACTggaaaaaaaaaaaaggggaTGGGAGGGGAGGGGATAACCTCATGGCCGTCGTGGCAGGCGAGGCAGCACGCGGTGCAGACCCCGGCGGCGCCGTCGGGCACGCAGGTGAGGCAGGAGAAGACGGCCTGGCGCTTGAGGTAGCCGGCCCCGTAGGTGcactcgtcgccgtcgtcgccgcccagCACCAAATCCGCCTCCTAGGGTTTCACAGACAACACTGAGCGCCGAGCCAGATCGAGCTAAAACAAAAACGGCGCGCGGGGGTGCGGGGTAGCGGGGGTGTTACCAGCTCCTCGGCCTCGATGCCGTCCATGTACTCGCGGATGGTGACCGTCGGCTCCACCTCGTCCTCGAAGGCGGCGTCGGCGCCGTCGGCGGCCATGGCccggggctagggttagggtttggggcgAGGCGGGGCGGGGCGGGGCGGAAGCGTCGGGCTTGAGTTGTCGTGAGattgggtttggggagagagctgGAGAGGAACAAATCTAGTCTAGGTGGAGGAATGGGAGGGGCGAGATTTTAATGCGAATCTCATTCTCCGGGGAAGAGGCGAATACGGGAGGGGTGGGGACACGGCTTGGTTCGGATTCGAGTCTCTGAGACGTGGGGACGGGTCTGGCATGAGGAACGGGTCCCGTATATCAGTGGGGAGATAACGCGCGATAGATGTTTCTGTTTGCTTTTGGAGGGCGGGAGGGAGGCGCCGCTTTTGGTTTCCCGCCACCGCGATGGGACGGCCGCGGGGATGCCGTCAAAGGAAGCAAACCCAGCGTCATTCATCAGATTTTTTTCCGAGAGAACCACATATTTCATTTATAGAAAGTCGAGCGCAGATGCGAAAAGAGACACCGAGCCTACAACATTGCAACATCCAAAAAAGCACCATCGTCAACGAGATTTTATGAGTCGATGGGCGGGCCTGCTGCAAGCAGTTAGCGAGGCACATGTCGATGTGCCACGTCGACCGGGGATCGTCCCCGTGCAGAGGCCGTGAAAACCTAACGCTCCATAAATTCAGTGTGTGCTAGTTGATATGATTCGAGGTGGAGTGGGTCTGGGGACGGCGGGAGAAGGAACACGACGGGCATGGCCAGTCTAAATCCACCAACATCTACTCCACATTACCCTCCCACCCTCAAATGGTATATGCTAAATAATACTGAAACTCTCGTACCAACGAGGAAAATGTCCAAAGATGATTGAAATCTACACATCCACATGGCCCTAAACTACATACAATAGTTGGTGAAAGAGCACACAAAAGTAGCAGTATTGAAGACGATCTGATCCCTACTCTAGAGGGGTGAGAAAGCACAGCCAGAACGGTATACAAGCCTGTTCGTTGATAATGGTGAAACTAGCCCGGCAAAAGAGCCTGGGCAAAATACGAAGATTGCTTTCTCAAGACCATTTGCCCATGAAAACGTAGATTAGCTCTTCATTGTGTGCTACCGTTTAAAAGGAAAATATCAAGCCATAGCCCAGGTAGTTGCTAGGGGTAGCCGAGCCCTAACTCCGCCACTTTCCGTTGGGCTGCCACAAATATATTTTCCAACCATGGCTAATTTGTAACTTTTATACTAAAATTGTATACTTCTTAATGACTTAATTTTATTATATCATGCTTTTAGAGAGTATATTTTCAATGAGTTTCCATAGCAAATTAAGAAcatttggatgttgttaataataaTTATATTGTTTTTTGTTCTACGCTTGTAATGTATATCACTTCATATTTGCTTAAATTTATACTATATGTTGTAAAAATATCTCATCGGATTATTTGTTGATAATTTCCTAAATTATATAGTGAGTATGAATATATTTATGTGCAAGTGTATGCCCGTGCATGTTCGAGTCTATTTTCATATCCTTAGATATCATGGCAGGGTTTTCTAAGACATATGATATAAAAATATCTTAATAATTATTTTGGGTAAGTATATTTATAGGAACCTGTACAATATATTAAACCATTATTAAATGTCTCTTGCAAATTAAGTTTAGTTGTAAATTGATAATATATGCATGCTATGTACTTTTACTTGTAGTAATCACGAGCACtggactagtcatagtggggagtaacatagagtagtaacatgcaccatgttactactctatgttactaccttcatagtgggtagttacatatatgtggtgtcatgcatgttATATTTATTAAGTTGCATCTTGTTCATTTAGATCTTATGCTTGTTCTTCCGTCTCCTTATTAATCATTGGTATTTCTTTTTCACATCCGCCCTGAGGTCGTCACCTTAGGCGTGCGCAAGATGGCGTGCAGatgcatggtgatgatgatgtcttCATCTAGCTTTCTGATGATAAGGTGTAGATTAGTCAACGCCTATGTGATCCATAACTTGTGCATAATAGAGAGAAATTCAATAGATCTAGGACTAATTGATAGTTTGATTTCTAGTTAGTTTGTTACATCTAGATGTGCTGAATAGAGAGAAGCTCAAGAGGCTATCTCTTTTCCTCTCTTTAATAGCAGAATTTACATCTGCCCTTTTTATGTGTTTTAGTGCCTGCAGCGCAATTTGATGTAATTGAATAAAATATTTGATCTTAATGAAGTGATAAATCTCTATCTCGAATGCGATCTTGTTAGGCATAATTTCGATTAATTTTTTTGCCGTCGATATATGCACGAAACACAATAGAAAATAATGCGTTATCACTTATCCACTAAAATTATCCGTCATCTATTAATGGACCAAGGCGTTTCAATTTTGCGTCGTGCACGATAACATGAGGCGTatctgaaaggacgagatgtcgcctagagggggagtgaataggcgtttaaaaactcttacgaatttggcttgtaagaatacagaattaaactatgtttattctacaagcacaaaccctaaatatgctaggctcaactaagtgcaacaacaactagagctaagcaagatagacacaatatatatatgaacaacaagtgatagcaagatataatagatactttaacctcgatggctatcacaaggaaagtaagctcgggtatagaaataaccgaggcacgtggagacgaagatgtattctcgtgttcccttcctttgcaagaaggtacgtcacgtttggagtggtggaggtcccacaaaggattccccaatgctacgaaggctcaccttcttctcagaGCCAAACCcaagaaggataatggccctttccttatggttagtttttcctccactccggagatggcaagctccacaaccacttcacaagctccacgaaggaggagCCCGGCCCATTCACAATCTTCCAAgaagaggtcaccgggacaccaaccaagccaactaggaggtcaccctccaagagtaacaagctcacggtctctcactcgaactaatcatggtggagagctcaacactatgcaatgatgcaaagcaagaacactagaggtgttcaaatctttcacactcaaatcccaccaaagcaacaaatgctaggatgagattagagaggaagaacaaagaggaaattaACAAATGACTCCATGATCTAGATCTAAAGAGTTTCCCTTATTTAGAGGAgagatggattggtggggattgtagatacagatatcctctcttagatccctcaagaatgagcaagaatcatggggggaatcaagagatagggcaagttcttcaaagtcaacaatggaggagagagagtggaaaaaTTATCTAGCCCAAGgtgaaagaaggcttatttatagtctagggacaaatataaccgttgggtgaGTTTTAGCTCAGCaaagtcgaggaggccggtcaaccgggcctggggccgggccgtccggtccaggtGCCGGTCAgatcgggccagggaccgggccttccggtccaaaccggagctGGGACTGGGCCTTGACCGGGGCATGATTTGTCGTGTAGTAATAGCCTCCGGATGTCACCAGCGCAGGAGCCGGTTGGTGCCAAGCGTCCGGTCCATCGCCCGGTCGGATCGGGCGCATGACTGGACCAGGCCGCTCCAGACCGGGACTTTGACTGGgccatgtaatatcccaggtttagagacgatcgaggggtagattttagaaagggatgtgcattgcatcgtaaattctggggaaatttcgcgcttttaaaacaaaactgcatcgaagggggacaagtttctctctcgacaccttacagggttagggtttcgagagtgcgacaaacttgctcttattcaactaaactagggttttggagaagagagaagggatattgcatcacaaacttaagttgcatgattgaattcaaaattaagttgcatgattgaattcaaacctaaagttgaatttgaatttcaaattcaaacatcaaatagatatctcataattcaaacttgagataattcaataaacaattataaataatacacaatctaaacaatacaaataataagtaaagctcattagagaaaaccttgagctttattgattatcacacaagatacattgtctttacaatattccaaATTGAAATAAagaaataatacaacacattacaagaattggcaaaatagaaaaagaaaataaaagaaaagtacaatgtcagattctatcctaaacactacaagttaatcttcatttagtcttggacttgatgatcgtcatgtccatttgatcatcatcttgatccCTGCATAAATCACAACAaatacaagttatgccaagtggcatagccacttggcaggttagaaagaaatggaATTGGGAGGATATGACCaacagctgccgagctgatcagctCACAGCCAAGTCCCAAGCCAGGTACAAGGCATCAggtacacacacacaggcagctcacactgcatgtgtgcatgctaaacagcacacagcacagagaggagtcaccaaatgaaactaccactgctgtcgaccagagagagcaagggagaaccatatataacctttttttagccaaaccctagctgttcACCGGCAGCATCTCCACAAGGGTAAgcacaccaagaacagcaagaacaggtgaacaaccAGCGCTGTCTCACCTATTCCATAATCACCAGAAATAAACCAAgcatcaagcttgcaaggaggagcagggcaagccaagaaatcaaccaaaagctaaacctctacaccaacacatttctaggagctggagtgaggtataccaataaatcatgagcaagcaaggttttgctcatataaatccatcatatgcacaagtcacagaagcaaaagagggtagaaccctgtttgtgtcatcatctggctgtctagccatttggtgcaagcaaacataGGGAAAGCCAGGGGAAACCaacccaagggaacactggttataccaaactagtggtttaaccaaagaaatccagcatggataggAACCTAAGTAGCcagcccaactcacctagcacaaAATGGTTCactaaccatcagacagatagacaaatGGTGTCTATTCttatttgtcaacagcaaaggtcACTGGAAAACCAACAAGGATTTATCCAGTGAGGTATTCACcaagccacagcaagccaacaaagaggtgggagcttcctgaataGCAAAGagttgctgttgaggccacctcaaccacaaaacTCGACAACCAAGCCACCCATCATCACTCAgagggttcagagtgagctagagtccccaacaagtgttggcatccctctagctcaagtcaattgaattaaagaatcataactgcagaaacagttcatctcatttatcaaataaatcttgccaagctacacagataaatgatgtACACAATTAATTaatacaccagagccttgcagttgatccaatggatcactgcaagcaacagcaactGCTTGAGCCAACATCAGCACACACCAGCACTTGTCTGTGACCCACACACGTCTCAAATTGAGCACTAGTAAGGCACAAGATGGAGCACaacagcttttacaagcaactgatgatcacaagatcatcagaagcttgctagagcctaTTAAGGCATGCTAGAATCAATTCTGACATCAATTCATAAATCATATAAATGAAGTAGCCACAGTTAATCAAtagatgcttcacagataatcacataaataatttatgattgtatccagaagcacatcaaaggcatgatgagtCACTAGATCAAGATACACAAAAAAAGCACTTACACTCATCACTGAATAACACTGATAAGCCAAAcagcaatgctcaattgagcatactcaTGAAATCAAGCACAAGCTATAGCATAGCATAGCATAGCACtagcacttgcaaatttgcaagaattgcacactgtaatcaagccagagaagcatacatgaatacacttgagttCTGGCAAGCATAGTAACCAGAATAGAGGCACAGAGCTAGATTTAAGCAAGAAAGGCATGGCATAGCTGCACACAGCAGTAACACAAACATTGGCCAAGGCCAGTAGAGCACAGCAGCATGAACAacacagcagcagcacagcagcacGCGAGCTTGCACAGCTAGCTAGGCATGGCAGCAGCGCATGGGCACGGCAGGCCTCTCCCCAAGGAGGAGCAGCCATGGCCTGAGCTAGAGGAGGGGAAGAAGAACAGGTAACAGAGGAGAGAGGCGGAGGCGCACTTACAGGCGTGGCGAGCGAAgaacgcggccatggcggccacggcggcacacgtcggggcacggcggcgccaggccaagccaggccagacCACGGCAACGCCCACGGCGGCGTCACGGCGCCAGAATCGCCGGTGAGCGACGAAATCGCCGCAGCACATCACGGCAGGCGAGCAGAGGCGACGGGGACGAGTCGAGGAGGCGGCGAaaatcagatcgacgcggactagAAGGTGCGCCGTCGAACAGCGGTTCGATTGGCACCCATCTTGTCACCGGCGAGGaccggagctcgccggaatcgagcggcgacggcgagggcgacgcaggtcgccaaagagagaaaggggattagggtttcgtcgaagcggcgcgaggaggagagagtgagcgaccgctcgggtcggttggacccgagctggtctaacccaacgcGCTGGGCctcactgacatgtgggcccaggggcaattgtgtCATTTCACAATTCTttaaaatacagaaactttgaaattgcacaagaaatgtttaatagctctaaaaactaattaaaaatttgaaaaccacttagtataaaaaactctatcataataaaatatgaaatagaatttttgaagataaacaagaataagttcaaatttgaggattaaaataatcatttaaatcacatatattattttcaataatgaaaataagtccataaattcttttggactttaaaaacaccttgacaacattttaaggttgtattttgccctaaatagagtatccccaaattattcttagtattaaacctctcacatgaaataataacgacatcggaaggggggaacaaaccctaaaactggaatcatgcatcaatgcttctttaaccattgcccttatcggacaatgatgctatttttcagaaacagaggacaagggtcagtccacaccatccaactgcaacactttgcagtgttcaggcaagttcatcgcttgctcataccatttgagtatttttatcaaattacttgcaaagtactatgattatcactattgcataaaaaccaaaaccactattttcataactatgaatatgactatgtggtgggcaatggaaccatggattgtgttgaaatggtggaggttccattgcaagggtttatatccatctaggattaaacaacaaatgtcgccagtgattcttgtgtcgtaatacccgtgttaaccataagatctggagtgggacggaatagtcaatcgtatttccacctcttgtacatcaacggatgcgcttaccatagcggttgtatcttgcggaggaattggtgggtggggatccccttctaattccccacggtatagttGTTGCTTgccgtagcggttgctgcttgcgggacaattggtgggtggggatccccttctaattccccacggtaatgtggtctatgatgggttgcagctaccggcgaaggagtttggttaacgagtcccagactgtcgtcgtggtcggggtccgtccttaagtggtgtaagtggaccgacgaggacatagggtcggggcatgcaacaaagggtgggtgtgcgaggtagcggaggaatatgattggctatgaccttataccgggcctcacatcgaaggaagtgtggacgggaaagctgcccggttggcaccaaggttaagatctcttatgggtaaagcaacacacctctgcagagtgtaaagaaccgtgacctgtcactccctgttccgggatatggaactacgaacgcggccgaaaaggagctccatgaagttctagtaaaccggtgaaggctgacggacatagctctttgaaataaaagcaacctcttgaagaaatgtttatcaaaacctgcattggtattggactttctggtctaatatcgtagctagtgcattaaacacctcttatctataatgaacttgttgagtacgctcgtactcatcccactcttaaatcccctgcttagattgtctgaaccgtctggaggaggacaacgacaaccctgaaggagccgagatcatcggctatgaagaaccagacctctctggaggtgttgaaggcgtagactaacttatagtctacggaaacgGGGAgaattccggaggagatcaagtctagactaaccgagtagtagtagtagtatccgagtagTACAAACTTTTAGTACTTAACTtctcgagggaataaatgtaccacttagcaagactcttgtattataagttaagttgggttcgcctcgaacccaggagtatccctcttaggacccaagaggagctccgagatgatatgtacattatgcttgtaataataaatgaatgagttatggacctgctatgttctgttgtactactctgagggatgtaatatttgcggaatggtacttcgtgaatgttatatcaacgactggcatactacaacatgcagtggtatgcagggtcaccacagttggtatcagagcaaaagctttgaccttaggttggaacctagtaaatgggaccgaacgttaggagtcaaataggattagtaaagaattctataAAAATatggtatattcaattgagaatacaacaatcatatcttttagtgcgataattctttattatctctattatgatgcattatcactaatcttatattctttctatttctgcagccaactatggcaagttcacgtccgggacgaaacgtgaaagtgatggactcaacactgagtgaatatgaaggaggactcgcagatattcttcgtgccatgttacttgaatttgggtgtgatccccagatccaagtaaagaaatacatgtactacgacggtactgtattggcaaagtgtagggtaggactaagacttccagaatccctaggaatgagtatagtgatgcca
It includes:
- the LOC127314028 gene encoding uncharacterized protein, with amino-acid sequence MAADGADAAFEDEVEPTVTIREYMDGIEAEELEADLVLGGDDGDECTYGAGYLKRQAVFSCLTCVPDGAAGVCTACCLACHDGHEVVELWTKRNFRCDCGNSKFGGHLCKLNPEKDPENSANSYNQNFKGAYCTCSRPYPDPEAKEQVEMIQCCICEDWFHEDHIGLDSAEKIPCDEEGEALYEDFICHKCSPVCSFLKLYPDTIWASSKQTSASEAVTADSNGMEGGYSGHANTEKNENGARVDHQSAENTSVENNCTKDIAASEKSNLGDNSAGNCKLGLDINTKSDDSEKIMPFFLSKGWRETLCRCGACTNFYEQRGIAHLTDKEDSIEEYEKMAKEKRQKKLEQQEGAEANFINSLNHVQKIEILSGISDMKNEFQSFLESRDPSKPVTSDDVQSIFKNLAKKKQRLS